Below is a window of Vibrio sp. SS-MA-C1-2 DNA.
TCTGTTTAACTATCTCTGCACATATCATTTATTTAGTTAAGAATAAAATATTCTATAGGAGAGATAATGAAACACTATCTATTATCATTTAAATCAATTGCGACATTGTTGTTGGGGACAACCTTACTCTTTTCACCTATGCTTCATGCTGAAAAGGAAGTGTCTTCAACTCAAGAATTTGAAATTACCGTTAATATTAATCAAGCGGATAGCGAAGAGCTAGATAAGCTGTTATTAGGTATTGGTCCATCAAAAGCGGATGCTATTATTGATTGGCGGGAGAAAAATGGTGAATTTATCTCTATTGATCAATTAGCGGAAGTCAGTGGAATAGGCAAAGCAACCATTGAAAAGAACAGAGAGAGAATTAAGCTTAACTAGTTGTTATAAAATAATTTTAGTTTAAGTGGTTATTGTATTTCAATAATGTAAAAAGGAAACTCACATTTGTGACTTTCCTTTTAACAACTTTTAATAGTACAATCCTTCACCATATTAATGCCTTTATTATCGATATTAACTCACTAAGAATTATTACTGAATGAATCAATTAAAATCATGGCTT
It encodes the following:
- a CDS encoding ComEA family DNA-binding protein; translated protein: MKHYLLSFKSIATLLLGTTLLFSPMLHAEKEVSSTQEFEITVNINQADSEELDKLLLGIGPSKADAIIDWREKNGEFISIDQLAEVSGIGKATIEKNRERIKLN